In the genome of Aedes albopictus strain Foshan unplaced genomic scaffold, AalbF5 HiC_scaffold_75, whole genome shotgun sequence, one region contains:
- the LOC109410132 gene encoding transcription factor kayak isoform X2 has product MLATKPWLKLAVDYLEQDQPADQMTRDDNVLLNDVYFNAYNMTHQPLTPLTPISKIFASFDAHSGLHSGVPTKTTPTLTPTTLKNIEQEFMELTNDNSSNIPCQAGFVPPPFQFEDHSQDRENSRESMSSVSNSSWQVTPPPIISEDLDSKSSSTSYERDVAVAQPRLATVARGVVPLATINQFGLAQQSPPLTTAPNRKTPNQNPENAAPATSRRNMGGRRPAKASNLSPEEEEKRRVRRERNKQAAARCRRRREDHTNELVDETDLLEKKKQALQDEIKSLQQEKEDLEFLLESHREHCRFQGRQSPMERKPVGLVQQPAIATDLKVLPMKIKAEPVDMHDQPPAKKLILSNHLTDSLDTPTPTSIAPVLTSVNLPRLMLPGAVPISAPSGRPARPASLDVKASAAFPLRNITADAGIGISTPSSGLFNFDSLMDGGTGLTPVAAPISLQSNRGPLDLITPTSTEPSKLCSL; this is encoded by the exons ATGTTAGCGACAAAGCCTTGGCTTAAACTAGCAGTTGATTATCTGGAGCAGGACCAACCGGCCGACCAAATGACGAGGGACGATAATGTGCTGTTGAACGACGTCTACTTCAATGCGTATAATATGACCCATCAACCGCTGACACCGCTGACCCCGATTAGCAAAATT TTCGCCTCCTTTGACGCACACAGTGGTTTACACAGTGGCGTCCCGACCAAAACGACCCCCACGCTAACGCCGACCACGCTCAAAAACATCGAACAGGAGTTTATGGAACTGACCAACGACAACTCGAGCAACATTCCCTGTCAGGCCGGGTTCGTTCCACCGCCGTTCCAGTTCGAAGACCACAGCCAAGACCGCGAGAACAGCCGCGAATCGATGAGCTCCGTGTCGAACAGCTCCTGGCAGGTGACCCCACCGCCGATCATTTCCGAGGATCTGGATTCCAAGTCGTCGAGCACTTCGTACGAGCGGGACGTGGCCGTCGCACAGCCTCGGCTAGCAACCGTTGCACGCGGCGTAGTCCCACTGGCCACTATCAATCAATTTGGCCTGGCGCAACAGAGCCCGCCGCTGACCACTGCACCGAACCGTAAAACCCCTAACCAAAACCCCGAAAACGCAGCGCCGGCCACTTCTCGTCGCAACATGGGTGGTCGCCGTCCTGCCAAGGCCAGCAACCTCTCACCCGAAGAGGAGGAGAAGCGAAGAGTCCGCCGCGAGCGCAACAAGCAAGCAGCGGCAAGATGCCGCCGCCGGCGGGAAGACCACACCAACGAGCTCGTAGACGAAACGGACCTGCTGGAAAAGAAGAAGCAAGCCCTCCAGGACGAAATCAAATCCCTCCAACAGGAAAAGGAAGACCTCGAATTCCTGCTCGAGTCCCACCGGGAGCACTGTCGCTTCCAAGGCCGCCAAAGCCCGATGGAGCGTAAACCTGTTGGCCTAGTTCAGCAACCCGCCATCGCCACGGATCTCAAGGTTCTCCCGATGAAGATCAAAGCCGAACCGGTCGATATGCATGACCAACCACCAGCGAAAAA GTTGATTCTCTCGAACCACCTCACCGATAGCTTGGACACCCCGACGCCGACCAGCATCGCGCCCGTCCTGACCAGTGTGAACCTGCCGCGACTGATGCTACCGGGCGCCGTGCCCATCAGCGCCCCTAGCGGCCGTCCGGCTCGACCGGCCAGTCTGGACGTCAAAGCATCCGCCGCCTTCCCGCTACGCAACATCACCGCCGACGCCGGTATCGGCATCTCGACGCCCTCGAGCGGCCTCTTCAACTTCGATAGTCTGATGGACGGCGGCACCGGCCTCACACCGGTCGCCGCCCCGATCTCCCTCCAATCCAATCGCGGTCCGCTGGATCTGATCACGCCCACCAGCACCGAACCGTCGAAGCTGTGCAGTCTGTGA
- the LOC109410132 gene encoding transcription factor kayak isoform X3: protein MDACEIATFLAKELFMNQFASFDAHSGLHSGVPTKTTPTLTPTTLKNIEQEFMELTNDNSSNIPCQAGFVPPPFQFEDHSQDRENSRESMSSVSNSSWQVTPPPIISEDLDSKSSSTSYERDVAVAQPRLATVARGVVPLATINQFGLAQQSPPLTTAPNRKTPNQNPENAAPATSRRNMGGRRPAKASNLSPEEEEKRRVRRERNKQAAARCRRRREDHTNELVDETDLLEKKKQALQDEIKSLQQEKEDLEFLLESHREHCRFQGRQSPMERKPVGLVQQPAIATDLKVLPMKIKAEPVDMHDQPPAKKLILSNHLTDSLDTPTPTSIAPVLTSVNLPRLMLPGAVPISAPSGRPARPASLDVKASAAFPLRNITADAGIGISTPSSGLFNFDSLMDGGTGLTPVAAPISLQSNRGPLDLITPTSTEPSKLCSL, encoded by the exons ATGGATGCCTGTGAAATCGCTACCTTCCTTGCAAAGGAACTATTTATGAACCAG TTCGCCTCCTTTGACGCACACAGTGGTTTACACAGTGGCGTCCCGACCAAAACGACCCCCACGCTAACGCCGACCACGCTCAAAAACATCGAACAGGAGTTTATGGAACTGACCAACGACAACTCGAGCAACATTCCCTGTCAGGCCGGGTTCGTTCCACCGCCGTTCCAGTTCGAAGACCACAGCCAAGACCGCGAGAACAGCCGCGAATCGATGAGCTCCGTGTCGAACAGCTCCTGGCAGGTGACCCCACCGCCGATCATTTCCGAGGATCTGGATTCCAAGTCGTCGAGCACTTCGTACGAGCGGGACGTGGCCGTCGCACAGCCTCGGCTAGCAACCGTTGCACGCGGCGTAGTCCCACTGGCCACTATCAATCAATTTGGCCTGGCGCAACAGAGCCCGCCGCTGACCACTGCACCGAACCGTAAAACCCCTAACCAAAACCCCGAAAACGCAGCGCCGGCCACTTCTCGTCGCAACATGGGTGGTCGCCGTCCTGCCAAGGCCAGCAACCTCTCACCCGAAGAGGAGGAGAAGCGAAGAGTCCGCCGCGAGCGCAACAAGCAAGCAGCGGCAAGATGCCGCCGCCGGCGGGAAGACCACACCAACGAGCTCGTAGACGAAACGGACCTGCTGGAAAAGAAGAAGCAAGCCCTCCAGGACGAAATCAAATCCCTCCAACAGGAAAAGGAAGACCTCGAATTCCTGCTCGAGTCCCACCGGGAGCACTGTCGCTTCCAAGGCCGCCAAAGCCCGATGGAGCGTAAACCTGTTGGCCTAGTTCAGCAACCCGCCATCGCCACGGATCTCAAGGTTCTCCCGATGAAGATCAAAGCCGAACCGGTCGATATGCATGACCAACCACCAGCGAAAAA GTTGATTCTCTCGAACCACCTCACCGATAGCTTGGACACCCCGACGCCGACCAGCATCGCGCCCGTCCTGACCAGTGTGAACCTGCCGCGACTGATGCTACCGGGCGCCGTGCCCATCAGCGCCCCTAGCGGCCGTCCGGCTCGACCGGCCAGTCTGGACGTCAAAGCATCCGCCGCCTTCCCGCTACGCAACATCACCGCCGACGCCGGTATCGGCATCTCGACGCCCTCGAGCGGCCTCTTCAACTTCGATAGTCTGATGGACGGCGGCACCGGCCTCACACCGGTCGCCGCCCCGATCTCCCTCCAATCCAATCGCGGTCCGCTGGATCTGATCACGCCCACCAGCACCGAACCGTCGAAGCTGTGCAGTCTGTGA